The proteins below are encoded in one region of Lactuca sativa cultivar Salinas chromosome 3, Lsat_Salinas_v11, whole genome shotgun sequence:
- the LOC111919380 gene encoding acidic leucine-rich nuclear phosphoprotein 32-related protein produces the protein MDEIWERAVETALDGQTDVASVRTLTLDGAVKCVHGRLPHPSLFQKFPHLQHLSIANIGVSSLEQFPRLQNLQKLILSDNRIAGGLEFLVHAGLDSLRDLDLSNNRIQEIDDLRPLAELRLVSLDLYECPVTRVKDYRSRVFGLIKSLKYLDKMDVDENERPESDDEDDDDEDEDDDEEEEEDDPGSGEIDGEEKGPNRLANGHNIGQDGVVDVDEDDESDADEEEAEIVRGTNGNASNSLAGQANGFHAESVDVEDDDDDGDDDNDSDEIDEEGEGDGEGEEEDDVVEVHEIEDSDDEEDGVEDDDEEDDDEEVDNEDVTEPGSTGWLTSTEGEIDGHEQGEEDVDEDDDGETGEEEIGVFEDDEEAEDEEEEEEEDEDVGTGYLVQPVAQVAEDGVIGGDEEDDPEVEEEEDDEDEDDDDDADEDDDDDVGMQPPSSSSKRKRDGDDDGGGGGDDDDDGLVHPKSSKQN, from the exons ATGGACGAGATCTGGGAGAGGGCGGTGGAGACAGCGTTAGACGGCCAAACAGATGTGGCATCGGTCCGGACGTTAACCCTCGACGGAGCGGTGAAGTGCGTGCACGGTCGTCTACCACATCCGTCTCTATTCCAGAAGTTTCCTCATCTACAACATCTATCAATTGCAAACATCGGTGTTTCATCACTTGAACAGTTCCCGCGCTTACAAAACCTCCAGAAGTTGATTTTATCAGACAACCGGATCGCCGGCGGTTTGGAATTTTTGGTTCACGCTGGTTTGGATTCGTTACGGGACCTCGATTTGTCGAATAATCGGATTCAAGAGATAGATGATTTGAGGCCGTTGGCTGAGCTACGGCTTGTTTCTCTTGATCTGTATGAGTGTCCGGTTACAAGGGTTAAAGATTACCGATCTAGAGTGTTCGGGTTGATTAAATCGTTGAAGTATTTAGATAAGATGGACGTTGATGAGAACGAGCGGCCTGAATCAGACGACGAGGACGACGACGACGAGGATGAAGATGACGAcgaagaggaggaggaggacgATCCTGGAAGCGGGGAGATCGATGGTGAGGAAAAGGGTCCGAATAGGTTGGCTAATGGTCATAACATCGGGCAAGATGGTGTAGTTGATGTGGATGAAGACGATGAAAGCGATGCAGATGAGGAAGAGGCTGAGATTGTGAGAGGGACTAATGGGAACGCGTCAAATTCGTTGGCTGGTCAGGCAAATGGTTTTCATGCCGAATCTGTTGATGTTGAAGACGACGATGATGATGGTGACGATGATAATGATTCAGATGAGATCGATGAAGAGGGTGAGGGCGATGGTGAAGGCGAGGAAGAGGACGATGTGGTTGAAGTTCATGAGATTGAAGATAGCGATGATGAAGAAGATGGGGTTGAAGATGACGATGAAGAGGATGACGATGAGGAAGTTGATAATGAAGATGTCACTGAGCCAGGGAGTACCGGGTGGTTAACTAGCACAGAAGGTGAGATTGATGGGCATGAACAAGGAGAGGAAGATGTAGACGAAGATGATGATGGAGAAACTGGAGAAGAGGAAATTGGTGTTTTTGAAGACGATGAAGAGGCTGAGGATGAG gaagaggaagaggaagaagatgaagatgtagGTACAGGGTACCTGGTACAACCAGTTGCACAGGTGGCAGAAGATGGAGTAAttggaggagatgaagaagatgatccagaagttgaagaagaagaagatgatgaagatgaagatgatgatgatgatgcagatgaggatgatgatgatgatgttgggatGCAGCCTCCATCTTCATCAAGTAAACGAAAAAGAGACggggatgatgatggtggtggtggtggtgatgatgatgatgatggtctTGTTCATCCAAAATCATCAAAGCAAAACTAG